Proteins encoded together in one Ferroglobus placidus DSM 10642 window:
- a CDS encoding type II toxin-antitoxin system RelE family toxin, producing the protein MYEIFLSRQAKKFLDSLDESNRERIKEKLRLLVENPFSLPYKKIKGRESTYRIRVGNFRIIYSIRGREIRILKIDKRERIYDRF; encoded by the coding sequence ATGTACGAAATTTTTCTAAGCAGGCAGGCAAAGAAGTTTCTGGATTCTCTTGATGAATCTAACAGAGAAAGAATTAAAGAAAAACTCAGGTTGCTTGTGGAAAATCCTTTTTCGCTTCCGTACAAAAAAATCAAGGGGAGAGAAAGTACCTACAGAATCAGAGTAGGGAATTTTAGAATAATATATTCTATCAGGGGCAGAGAAATCAGGATATTGAAAATAGACAAAAGAGAAAGAATTTATGATAGATTTTGA
- the nrfD gene encoding NrfD/PsrC family molybdoenzyme membrane anchor subunit yields MIFWEGKVYGSPWAISIHTVTAFIYAGLSARPYWNTALMAPRFIASAFTSGPAIMILVLLIIRKYTFYRKYISEKAIETLAQITLIAMLVNLFLLSSELYTVFYSATIHQISLKYLFFGLEHNGKVYAALKPIAWLSLFMQITSVALLLYPKTRRNFKTLAAACSLNAIGIWLEKGMGLVVPGFVPTPIGEIWEYMPSFMEGVIVVGTVAWGFLVYTLMLKVAKTIEAGLVRHPKARKE; encoded by the coding sequence ATAATATTCTGGGAAGGTAAAGTTTACGGGTCTCCCTGGGCTATAAGCATCCACACGGTCACAGCTTTTATCTATGCCGGACTCTCAGCAAGACCTTACTGGAACACGGCTCTTATGGCACCCCGTTTCATAGCAAGCGCATTCACGTCAGGACCAGCCATTATGATTCTCGTTTTGCTGATTATCAGAAAGTATACTTTTTACAGAAAGTACATATCTGAAAAAGCGATAGAAACATTAGCACAAATAACGCTAATTGCGATGCTCGTCAACTTATTCTTGCTCTCTTCCGAGCTATACACAGTTTTCTACTCCGCTACGATACACCAAATATCGCTCAAATACCTCTTCTTCGGATTAGAGCATAACGGGAAAGTTTACGCCGCACTAAAACCAATTGCTTGGTTGTCTCTATTCATGCAAATAACTTCTGTAGCCCTCCTTCTATATCCAAAAACTCGCAGAAACTTTAAAACACTTGCTGCAGCTTGTAGCTTAAATGCGATTGGCATTTGGCTTGAAAAGGGTATGGGATTGGTCGTTCCCGGTTTCGTCCCAACTCCGATAGGGGAGATCTGGGAGTACATGCCCTCGTTCATGGAAGGAGTCATCGTCGTCGGAACTGTTGCATGGGGTTTCCTCGTTTACACTCTAATGCTGAAGGTTGCTAAAACTATAGAAGCGGGATTAGTGAGACATCCGAAAGCGAGAAAAGAGTAA
- a CDS encoding magnesium transporter, with translation MRGFKEKVITAWKFTLPAILLSLLLEFSAGIFLGKYFEKLMLHYPLILLVLPGLMGLRGNIFGALSSRFTSALYLGEIEPKLKDRRVLEIILTGVSLSLLPVAILWFVGVAKLGLDNAIVVFAILLASTIFVSMILGLTAASVTIIPFRREIDPDAIATPVVTSVADLLTIPTLIAFVLLFETHEGVFLFTLIFFLALFGVMGIKYKISRKIFFELSAVLIVLAAVSSISGALLETFSKEIHESLLFSILYPAIIGSLGNFGGVVGARVSTKLHIGEVERFFEKDVLLDILALTTLTLPLASIMYSSGVLVAYFIFGRVPGIYYFFFPFYMLTALFVMILGNLISVTFHKFGFDPDNVTVPAITTLADLIGTALTILLSFLS, from the coding sequence ATGAGGGGATTCAAAGAAAAAGTGATTACAGCTTGGAAATTTACTCTTCCAGCTATTTTACTCTCTCTTCTCCTTGAATTTTCAGCCGGAATTTTCCTCGGTAAGTATTTTGAAAAACTTATGCTTCACTACCCTCTAATTCTTCTCGTTCTCCCGGGGTTGATGGGTTTAAGAGGAAACATATTTGGAGCTCTCTCTTCGAGATTTACGAGCGCTTTGTATCTTGGAGAAATAGAGCCGAAGCTTAAAGATAGGAGAGTTTTGGAGATAATACTAACTGGAGTTTCTCTTTCTCTTCTTCCGGTGGCAATTCTCTGGTTTGTGGGTGTTGCGAAGCTCGGCTTGGACAACGCTATCGTTGTTTTCGCCATATTGCTCGCTTCCACCATCTTCGTCAGCATGATTCTCGGACTTACCGCTGCGAGCGTTACGATAATCCCCTTCAGAAGAGAAATAGATCCCGATGCCATAGCGACTCCCGTTGTAACTTCTGTAGCCGATCTACTAACGATTCCAACTTTGATCGCATTCGTTCTCCTCTTCGAAACTCACGAAGGAGTGTTCCTGTTTACTTTAATTTTTTTCCTCGCTCTTTTCGGAGTCATGGGTATAAAATACAAAATTTCGAGGAAGATTTTTTTCGAACTTTCAGCAGTGTTAATCGTTCTCGCTGCAGTAAGCTCGATTTCGGGAGCTTTGCTTGAAACATTCAGCAAAGAAATTCACGAGTCCCTCCTTTTCAGCATTCTCTATCCGGCAATAATAGGCAGCCTGGGCAACTTCGGAGGAGTTGTAGGAGCGAGAGTTTCGACGAAACTACACATAGGAGAGGTTGAGAGATTTTTCGAGAAAGACGTCCTTCTCGACATTCTCGCTTTAACGACCTTGACTTTGCCCTTAGCTTCGATAATGTACTCTTCTGGAGTTCTCGTCGCTTACTTCATTTTCGGAAGAGTTCCGGGAATTTACTACTTCTTCTTCCCTTTTTACATGCTCACAGCTTTGTTCGTTATGATTCTCGGAAATTTAATTTCTGTAACTTTCCACAAGTTCGGTTTCGATCCGGACAACGTTACAGTTCCCGCTATAACGACTTTAGCCGATCTGATCGGAACTGCCCTCACCATTCTCCTTTCCTTCCTCTCTTAG
- a CDS encoding SPOUT family RNA methylase, translating into MIFVKTQRGMEYIAASRIKDELGDVKIEVRPAGYLGILIVHSDDVEKVKEVPEVERAIPVLFEVKSDLKEIVSRAEDIVKAMGEFRSFAVRTTRRGLKHDFTSTDVNVELGRRIQELSGADVDLNFPEKAVYVEIVNERTFIGVIDGKEEHKKYTPEKVDSTKFFGKISFVQMPYLEDLRGAKQIGERIGRAAQSFEIKELIIAPYNYVNAYELLEFLKGVRRGQTARLKIQRKSYAREVREVPVYVHDLYQTVRDKRRRRNVLIVTDPTGKQLSDIKEELKKAFRRADEIVVFAGSRVGLPKGIFRFADFVIDLTPYITFATEHTIPTTLIALLDVYEELEKELREEGKENGEGSSDQIG; encoded by the coding sequence ATGATATTCGTTAAAACTCAGAGAGGAATGGAATACATAGCTGCAAGCCGCATAAAGGACGAGCTCGGAGACGTCAAAATTGAAGTAAGACCCGCCGGTTACCTCGGAATTTTAATTGTTCATAGCGACGACGTCGAGAAGGTGAAAGAAGTTCCAGAAGTTGAAAGAGCCATACCCGTTCTTTTTGAAGTTAAATCCGACTTGAAGGAGATAGTCTCCAGAGCGGAAGACATAGTAAAGGCGATGGGAGAATTCAGAAGCTTTGCGGTGAGAACAACGAGAAGAGGCTTAAAACACGACTTTACGAGCACGGACGTTAACGTAGAGCTCGGAAGGAGAATTCAGGAATTAAGCGGTGCTGATGTAGATTTAAACTTTCCGGAAAAAGCCGTTTACGTTGAAATCGTCAACGAGAGGACGTTTATAGGAGTGATAGACGGCAAGGAGGAGCACAAGAAGTACACTCCGGAGAAGGTCGATTCGACCAAGTTTTTCGGAAAAATCAGCTTCGTTCAGATGCCTTATTTAGAGGACTTGAGAGGAGCGAAGCAGATTGGAGAGAGAATAGGAAGAGCCGCTCAATCTTTCGAGATAAAAGAGCTGATTATCGCTCCTTACAATTACGTAAACGCTTACGAACTTCTCGAGTTCCTTAAAGGCGTGAGGAGGGGGCAGACTGCGAGGCTGAAAATTCAGAGGAAGTCTTACGCGAGAGAAGTCAGAGAGGTTCCGGTTTACGTGCACGACTTATATCAGACCGTTAGAGACAAAAGGAGGAGGAGGAACGTTTTAATTGTAACCGATCCGACGGGAAAGCAACTTTCCGACATAAAAGAGGAATTAAAGAAGGCTTTTAGAAGAGCGGATGAAATCGTCGTTTTCGCCGGAAGTAGAGTTGGTTTGCCGAAGGGTATTTTCCGGTTTGCGGATTTCGTTATAGATCTCACACCTTACATAACGTTCGCAACCGAGCACACGATCCCAACGACACTCATAGCTTTACTCGACGTTTACGAGGAACTCGAAAAGGAGCTAAGAGAGGAAGGAAAGGAGAATGGTGAGGGCAGTTCCGATCAGATCGGCTAA
- a CDS encoding DDE-type integrase/transposase/recombinase has product MKLKKLIEELELFERERVPNDIRILGVATYVQTSSTRRTAKILSEFRPVSHTAVWKWIKKFEEKLPISTEKKRRNLVAIDETIVKANKKKFYIFAAVDVERNELILMRVYTTRNILTARSFVKEVLNYCENEPKFLIDKAPWLRKAIESLGLEFKHETFRKEKSG; this is encoded by the coding sequence ATGAAGTTGAAGAAGCTTATAGAGGAGCTTGAGTTGTTTGAGAGGGAAAGAGTTCCGAACGACATTAGAATTCTTGGCGTAGCCACTTACGTTCAAACTTCTTCGACGAGGAGAACGGCTAAAATTCTCTCGGAGTTTCGTCCGGTCTCCCATACGGCTGTGTGGAAATGGATAAAGAAGTTTGAAGAGAAGTTACCAATTTCTACTGAGAAGAAGCGGAGAAATCTTGTTGCAATAGATGAAACGATTGTCAAAGCTAACAAAAAGAAGTTCTACATTTTTGCCGCGGTAGACGTTGAAAGGAACGAGCTGATTTTAATGAGGGTTTACACGACGAGAAACATTCTTACAGCAAGGTCTTTCGTCAAAGAAGTTCTTAATTACTGCGAGAACGAACCCAAGTTTTTGATAGACAAAGCACCATGGCTGAGAAAAGCAATAGAAAGTTTAGGCTTGGAATTTAAGCATGAAACCTTTCGGAAAGAGAAGTCTGGTTGA